A genomic segment from Desulfurobacterium pacificum encodes:
- a CDS encoding 50S ribosomal protein L11 methyltransferase: protein MKEYFVLKFKTTKEEWEKLQPLIVSDNYLGAEETEENGTLTVKAYFKNREKIPPEILQLSESQESIPEKNWNEEWKKYFKPEPVSEKFIVVPSWMKEEYPIPKGKFPIYIYPGQTFGTGTHETTKLTIRFLEKTIKPGCSFLDVGAGSGILSIAAKKLGAREVLACDIQKECREEIPFNCKLNEVSGVEVFIGDLKKLNGAFDVVAANIEKHLLEPLVPEIYKKTKKLAVFSGILKKQRDDFAKTLKETDFTILEEAGEGEWMAFLCRK, encoded by the coding sequence ATGAAGGAATACTTCGTTCTAAAGTTCAAAACCACGAAAGAGGAATGGGAAAAGCTACAACCCTTAATAGTTTCTGATAACTACTTAGGAGCTGAAGAGACAGAAGAAAACGGAACGCTAACCGTTAAAGCTTACTTCAAAAATAGAGAAAAAATCCCCCCAGAAATCCTCCAACTGTCAGAATCACAGGAATCAATACCTGAAAAAAACTGGAACGAAGAATGGAAAAAGTATTTTAAGCCCGAACCGGTCTCTGAAAAGTTCATCGTCGTCCCTTCCTGGATGAAGGAAGAATACCCCATACCTAAAGGAAAATTTCCCATCTACATCTATCCGGGTCAAACTTTTGGAACAGGCACCCACGAAACGACAAAACTAACGATAAGGTTTTTAGAAAAAACAATCAAACCCGGCTGTTCCTTCCTTGACGTCGGTGCAGGCAGCGGTATCCTTTCAATTGCAGCTAAAAAGTTGGGCGCAAGGGAAGTCCTCGCCTGCGACATTCAAAAAGAGTGCAGAGAAGAGATACCTTTTAACTGCAAGCTCAACGAAGTCAGTGGCGTTGAAGTTTTCATAGGCGACCTGAAAAAACTGAACGGCGCCTTTGACGTTGTAGCAGCGAACATAGAAAAGCACCTGCTCGAACCGCTCGTTCCAGAAATCTACAAAAAGACAAAAAAGTTAGCAGTGTTTTCCGGAATTCTTAAAAAGCAAAGAGACGACTTTGCAAAAACTCTAAAAGAAACAGACTTCACGATTTTAGAAGAAGCAGGAGAAGGAGAATGGATGGCTTTTCTCTGCAGAAAGTAG
- a CDS encoding PHP domain-containing protein, whose product MDGFSLQKVDLHAHSTASDGSLTPKEVVELAKSSGIGIFSLTDHDTVSGLKEAEETAKQLGIKLISGIEVTADTSIFGRGKREFHILGYYINPESPAIKQLTEFSQNSRIKRNKELLSKLEELGYGINYEYMVKKYGENFGKPNVAKELIKKGFFKEREEAIDFLTSLKVKREKLDYHTIVKLIKEAGGIPIIAHPVTLKITMNDLYCFLKKAKEEGIEGLEVYHYRHKPSESLELKEICKELKLYYTAGSDFHGDNKPCIKLGFLNVKTNDIHFPL is encoded by the coding sequence ATGGATGGCTTTTCTCTGCAGAAAGTAGACCTCCACGCTCACTCAACGGCGTCAGACGGCTCACTCACGCCCAAAGAGGTCGTAGAATTAGCAAAGTCAAGCGGCATTGGAATCTTCTCTCTTACAGACCACGATACCGTCAGCGGCTTAAAAGAAGCCGAAGAAACGGCAAAACAGCTTGGCATAAAACTAATCTCCGGAATAGAAGTAACCGCAGACACTTCCATTTTTGGCAGAGGCAAAAGAGAATTCCACATATTAGGCTACTACATTAACCCCGAATCACCTGCCATTAAACAGCTAACAGAGTTTTCTCAAAACTCACGAATTAAAAGAAACAAAGAACTGCTCTCAAAACTTGAAGAGTTAGGCTATGGCATCAACTATGAATACATGGTGAAAAAATACGGCGAAAACTTCGGTAAACCCAACGTGGCGAAAGAACTAATAAAAAAAGGCTTCTTCAAAGAAAGAGAAGAAGCGATAGACTTCCTCACTTCCTTAAAAGTAAAAAGAGAAAAGTTAGACTACCACACAATCGTCAAACTGATAAAAGAAGCAGGCGGAATCCCGATAATTGCCCATCCCGTCACGCTCAAAATAACGATGAACGACCTCTACTGCTTCCTCAAAAAAGCAAAAGAAGAAGGCATAGAAGGTTTAGAAGTTTACCACTACAGGCACAAACCATCAGAATCATTAGAACTCAAGGAAATCTGCAAAGAACTGAAACTTTACTACACAGCAGGCTCAGACTTCCACGGCGACAACAAACCCTGCATAAAATTAGGCTTCTTAAACGTGAAAACAAACGACATACACTTCCCGTTATAG